One window from the genome of Bacillus kexueae encodes:
- a CDS encoding sulfurtransferase TusA family protein, producing the protein MEVKKVLDAKGLACPMPIVKTKKAMNELETGEILEIHATDKGSTADLTAWSKSGGHQLVKTEEENGVYKFWIQKG; encoded by the coding sequence ATGGAAGTAAAAAAAGTACTAGATGCGAAAGGCCTTGCATGCCCGATGCCAATTGTCAAAACGAAAAAGGCGATGAATGAACTTGAAACAGGAGAAATTTTAGAAATTCACGCTACAGATAAAGGTTCAACAGCTGACTTAACAGCTTGGTCCAAATCTGGTGGCCACCAATTAGTCAAAACAGAAGAAGAAAACGGTGTGTACAAATTTTGGATTCAAAAAGGATAA
- a CDS encoding MBL fold metallo-hydrolase, which translates to MTVKSMTSETLTRKILNKEPIFLLDVRNEEDFQDWKIEGETVQHLNVPYFDLLDGVEEILDQLPKDEDILVVCAKEGSSIMVAEMLAEKGLEVSYLSGGMRSFSEYLHPVKVGDLPNGGEMYQFVRIGKGCLSYMVISEGEAAIIDATRMTDTFLSFADQKGVAIKHVLDTHLHADHISGGREIAEKTEATYWLPPKDATEVTFSYEPLQDGEKIQIGKTTIDIHALYSPGHTIGSTSFVVDQTYLLTGDILFIDSIGRPDLAGKAEDWVSDLRETLYKRYRNLSEELIVLPAHFMIMDELNDDGTVAKKLGILFKENHGLNIEDDEEFRQIVTENLPPQPNAYQEIRQTNMGKLTPDLEKQREMEIGPNRCAVR; encoded by the coding sequence ATGACTGTAAAATCGATGACTTCTGAAACGTTAACGAGAAAAATTTTGAACAAGGAACCAATTTTTCTATTAGACGTTCGAAACGAAGAAGACTTTCAAGATTGGAAAATAGAAGGTGAAACGGTTCAACACTTAAATGTCCCATACTTTGACTTACTTGATGGTGTTGAAGAAATTTTAGATCAATTACCAAAAGACGAAGACATTCTTGTCGTATGTGCGAAAGAAGGCTCATCCATTATGGTAGCGGAAATGCTTGCAGAAAAAGGATTAGAGGTTTCTTACCTATCAGGGGGGATGCGCTCTTTTAGTGAATATTTACATCCTGTAAAAGTTGGCGATCTTCCAAACGGTGGCGAGATGTATCAATTTGTCCGTATCGGAAAAGGGTGTTTGTCTTACATGGTCATTTCTGAAGGAGAAGCTGCAATCATTGATGCAACAAGAATGACGGATACATTTTTATCATTCGCTGATCAAAAAGGTGTTGCCATTAAACATGTTTTAGACACACATTTACACGCAGACCATATTTCGGGGGGACGGGAGATTGCAGAGAAAACGGAAGCAACGTACTGGCTCCCACCGAAAGATGCAACGGAAGTGACATTCTCCTATGAGCCGTTACAAGATGGAGAGAAGATTCAAATTGGGAAAACAACGATCGACATTCATGCACTTTATTCACCAGGTCATACGATCGGCTCCACCTCATTTGTCGTCGATCAGACGTACTTACTAACGGGAGATATATTATTTATCGATTCCATAGGACGCCCTGATTTAGCAGGGAAAGCAGAAGATTGGGTAAGTGATTTACGAGAAACGCTCTACAAGCGTTATCGCAACCTGTCTGAAGAGCTGATCGTCTTGCCAGCTCACTTTATGATCATGGACGAATTAAATGACGACGGTACAGTAGCAAAGAAACTTGGTATTTTATTTAAGGAAAATCACGGGTTAAATATTGAGGACGATGAAGAGTTTCGTCAAATTGTAACGGAAAACCTTCCACCTCAGCCGAACGCTTATCAAGAAATTCGCCAAACAAACATGGGGAAATTAACGCCAGACTTAGAAAAACAACGTGAAATGGAGATTGGACCTAACCGTTGTGCGGTCCGTTAA
- a CDS encoding sulfurtransferase TusA family protein gives MKTINVDHVLDAKGLACPMPIVKTKKAMAALDAGQVLQVEATDKGSKADMKAWAESSGHQYIGTKEEGEVLIHFLRKSSNDETLEKKHPNTITNDELQEKLIKKEDIVLLDVREEAEFAFGHIPNAMNIPLGQLQDQVNQLESTKPLYVICRTGNRSDFACQTLTKLGFQNVFNVVPGMNEWKGESKSL, from the coding sequence ATGAAAACGATTAATGTAGACCACGTTTTAGATGCAAAAGGTTTAGCCTGTCCAATGCCAATTGTCAAAACGAAAAAAGCGATGGCTGCGTTAGATGCAGGGCAAGTTTTGCAAGTTGAAGCAACAGATAAAGGATCAAAAGCTGATATGAAAGCGTGGGCAGAAAGCTCAGGGCATCAATACATCGGAACGAAGGAAGAAGGAGAGGTTCTCATTCATTTTTTGCGCAAGTCATCGAATGATGAGACGCTTGAAAAAAAACACCCAAACACGATTACTAACGATGAGTTACAAGAAAAATTAATAAAAAAAGAAGACATCGTATTATTAGATGTACGTGAAGAAGCAGAATTTGCTTTTGGTCATATCCCAAACGCAATGAACATCCCTTTAGGACAGTTACAAGATCAAGTGAACCAATTAGAATCGACAAAACCACTTTACGTCATTTGTCGAACAGGTAATAGAAGCGACTTCGCATGCCAAACGTTAACTAAACTTGGATTTCAAAACGTTTTTAACGTTGTGCCTGGCATGAATGAATGGAAGGGAGAAAGCAAATCACTTTAA
- a CDS encoding rhodanese-like domain-containing protein yields the protein MKEITVNEVEQLIHKKEDIHLIDVREVEEVQQGKVPGAINIPLSLLEFRMHELDKDKVYTMICRSGARSKQATTFLMENGYHVQNMIGGMLAWEGPVE from the coding sequence ATGAAAGAAATTACAGTAAACGAAGTGGAACAGCTCATTCATAAAAAAGAAGATATTCATTTAATTGATGTACGTGAAGTAGAGGAAGTTCAACAAGGAAAGGTACCGGGCGCCATTAATATTCCGTTGTCGTTACTTGAATTTCGTATGCACGAACTAGACAAAGATAAAGTATATACAATGATTTGTCGATCAGGAGCACGTAGTAAACAAGCTACAACCTTTTTAATGGAAAACGGCTACCACGTACAAAACATGATCGGTGGTATGTTAGCATGGGAAGGACCAGTAGAGTAA
- a CDS encoding DsrE/DsrF/DrsH-like family protein: MSEKKKTTIVLFSGDYDKAMAAYIIANGAAAYDHEVTIFHTFWGLNALRKDEPIALKKGFLEKMFGKMMPRGADKMGLSKMNFAGFGPKMIKQVIKKHNAMTLPQLIEMAQEQDVKLVACTMTMDLLGLQKDELLDHIDYAGVAAYLADAEEGNVNLFI; this comes from the coding sequence ATGAGTGAAAAGAAAAAGACTACAATTGTACTATTTAGCGGAGATTATGACAAGGCGATGGCTGCATACATTATTGCGAATGGGGCGGCTGCCTATGACCATGAAGTGACGATCTTCCATACATTTTGGGGATTAAACGCCCTTCGCAAAGATGAGCCAATCGCGTTGAAAAAAGGGTTTTTAGAAAAAATGTTTGGAAAGATGATGCCAAGAGGAGCCGACAAAATGGGGCTTTCGAAAATGAACTTTGCTGGGTTTGGACCAAAAATGATCAAGCAAGTTATAAAAAAGCATAATGCGATGACCTTGCCTCAGTTAATTGAAATGGCACAAGAACAAGACGTAAAACTTGTCGCGTGCACGATGACAATGGACTTACTAGGCTTACAAAAAGATGAACTTCTCGATCATATCGACTACGCTGGAGTTGCTGCTTATTTAGCCGATGCCGAAGAAGGCAATGTGAACTTGTTTATTTAA
- a CDS encoding sulfurtransferase TusA family protein, whose product MSNTLLDVKGLACPMPIVKTKKAMNELQVGEVLEVHTTDKGSLADLTAWARSSGHEMVEHEEANGIYKFWIRKGK is encoded by the coding sequence ATGAGCAATACATTATTAGATGTAAAAGGATTGGCTTGCCCAATGCCAATTGTGAAAACAAAGAAGGCAATGAATGAGCTGCAAGTCGGAGAAGTATTAGAGGTTCATACGACTGATAAAGGATCTCTTGCAGATTTAACAGCATGGGCAAGGTCAAGTGGACATGAAATGGTAGAACATGAAGAAGCGAATGGTATCTATAAATTTTGGATTCGAAAAGGAAAATAA
- a CDS encoding metal-sensitive transcriptional regulator yields MNYDPQVKNRLKRIEGQLRGIIRMMEENQDCKEVITQMSAVRSALDRSIGVIVSSNLVECVTEAAKKGESTDELIKEAVNLLVKSR; encoded by the coding sequence ATGAATTACGATCCGCAAGTAAAAAATCGATTGAAACGAATTGAAGGGCAGCTTCGAGGAATTATACGCATGATGGAAGAAAACCAAGATTGCAAAGAAGTCATTACCCAAATGTCGGCTGTTCGTTCAGCGCTAGATCGAAGTATTGGTGTGATAGTTAGCTCAAATTTAGTAGAGTGTGTAACAGAAGCTGCTAAGAAAGGTGAAAGCACGGATGAACTTATAAAAGAAGCCGTCAACCTTCTCGTCAAAAGTCGATGA